CTACCCGATCAAGGACGGCAAGGCCGACCTGCACTTCACCGCCATCGCCCAGGGCGGCGAGTTCCAGATGGACGCCACCGTCTACAACGCCAAGGGCGAGAGCATCGCCCGCCAGCACCAGGCACAGAACAACGCCCCGCACTTCCACCTGACCCTGGACCCGGCGAAGGCCGGCCGCTACGACCTGGTGGTGCTCGCCACGCCGAAGAAGGGCGAGCCGCTGCAGAAGACCCACAGCTTCAGCCTGCTGGCCGAACAGGGCGGCGAGACGCCCGGTGATGGCGGCAATACCGGCGACGGTGGCAACCCTGGCGACGGCGGGAATCCGGGCCCGGGTGTCCAGTACGACTATGCGTTCCCCGATGGCCTGGCCAAGTACACCGACGATACCGTCGTGCTGGCCAAGGATGGTCACACCTACCAGTGCCTGCACTTCCCCAGCAGCGGCTACTGCAAGCAGTGGACCCCCGGCGCCAACCAGTTCGAGCCGGGCGTAGGCAGCAGCTGGACGATGGCCTGGAAACGCCTCTGACAGGCTTCCCCCCAAGCGAGACCGGAAGGTGGCGCACGGCGCCACCTTCCCCCAGCCGGTAACCGATCCGATGTCCCCTACCCGCTATTCCCGTCCCCGGGCGCTCCTGCACTGGAGCTCCGCCCTGGTCATCCTCTGGGCCAGCCTGTCGGGCTACGCCAATGCCGCCTGGCCGCTGCCCGGCCCCATCGCCCGGGGCATCAGCCAGTTCAATGTGGCCCTGACCACCCTGCTGATCCCGGTCTTCCTCCTGCGCATCGCCTGCGCCCTGGCCCAGCCAGGCCCGGACGACGGGGTCCACGCCGGCGCCCTCGGCCGCTTCCTCGCGCGGGCCGGGCACCTGGCGCTGTATGTCGCCACCGCTGCCGTGCTGCTGAGCGGCGTGCTGATGATGGACCGCCCCATCGACCTCTTCGGCCAGGCCAGCCTGCCGCAGCCGCTGGCCGAGCCGGTGCTGCTCGACTTCTTCAACAGCGTCCACCACCACGCCTGCCTGGTCCTCGCCCTGCTGGTGGGCGGCCATGTGGGTGCCGTGCTGATCCACCAGTGGCACGGGCACCGGGTGCTGGCGCGGATGAAGCCCTGAACCATGGCCCGCCTCCAACGCCTCCGTCGCCTGCCGCTGCGGGTCCTGCCGGCCCTCGGCGCCCTCGCCCTCGGCGCCTGGCTGGCCTGGCTGGGCCAGGACGCCTGGCACTACCGCGCGGCCATCGCCGCCCACCGGCCCCAGGTCCTCGCCTCGCCCGAGGTGCAGCGGACGGCCAGCGCCCCCCTGGACCACGCCCTGGTGGCGCAACTCTTCGGCGTGCTGCCGCCAGGGCCGCGCATGAGCGCCGAGGAAACCGCCCGGGCGCTGTCCCTGAGCCTGCTGGCGAGCTTCGCCGAATCACGCCCCGAACACTCCCGGGCCCTGCTCGCCTCCAGCGCCGGCAGCGCCTTCTACCGCCCGGGCCAGTCGCTGCCCGGAGGCGCCGTGCTGCGCGCGGTGGCCGCCGACCATGTGCTGATCGAGCGCGACGGCCGCGAATACCGCCTGGACTTCCCCCAGCGCGCCAACCGCCATTTCCTGCCCCTGGCCCCCAGGGCCGGGGCGCCCTCATCCCTGCCGGAGAAATCGCCATGAACCTGCCCCGACTGACCGGCGCCCTGCTGGTGCTGGGCACCCTGCTCTCACCCCTGGCCAGCCATGCCGACACCGCCGCGCCCCGGCAGTGGACCCTGAACATGAAGGACGCCGAACTCCGCGACCTGGTCAGCGAGGTGGGCGAAATCACCGGCAAGACCATGGTCCTGGACCCGCGCATGAGCGGGAAGGTGACGGTGCAATCCAACGCCGCCCTGGACCAGGCGGGCATCTACAGCCTGTTCCTCAGCGTGCTGCGCAGCCAGGGCTACGCCGCGCTGGACCAGGGCGACCGGGTGCTGATCGTGCCCGTGGCCGATGCCAAGAGCCGCGCCAGCGGACAGGCCGGCACCGCCGGCGACGCCTTCATCACGGCGGTGCTGCCCCTGCGCAACGCCGCCTCGTCCGAAGTCGCGGCGGTGGTCCGGCCCCTGGTGGCGGTGGATGGCTACGTGGCCCCGTCCAACAGCGCCAATGCCCTGGTGGTGACCGACAGCGCCG
This genomic window from Pseudomonas furukawaii contains:
- a CDS encoding cytochrome b codes for the protein MSPTRYSRPRALLHWSSALVILWASLSGYANAAWPLPGPIARGISQFNVALTTLLIPVFLLRIACALAQPGPDDGVHAGALGRFLARAGHLALYVATAAVLLSGVLMMDRPIDLFGQASLPQPLAEPVLLDFFNSVHHHACLVLALLVGGHVGAVLIHQWHGHRVLARMKP
- a CDS encoding type II secretion system protein N; amino-acid sequence: MARLQRLRRLPLRVLPALGALALGAWLAWLGQDAWHYRAAIAAHRPQVLASPEVQRTASAPLDHALVAQLFGVLPPGPRMSAEETARALSLSLLASFAESRPEHSRALLASSAGSAFYRPGQSLPGGAVLRAVAADHVLIERDGREYRLDFPQRANRHFLPLAPRAGAPSSLPEKSP